One Actinoplanes missouriensis 431 DNA segment encodes these proteins:
- the glgX gene encoding glycogen debranching protein GlgX, with protein MVQEIWPGSSYPLGAAYDGTGTNFAVFSEVADGVELCLFDEGGTETRHRLCSVDGFVWHGYLPGVGAGTRYGYRVHGPYEPAAGLRCNPAKLLLDPYARAIEGDIDWDESLFGYRFDDPESRNDLDSGRHMMKAVVVNPFFDWRNDRPPRIPYHQTVIYEAHVKGLTQLHPAVPEHLRGTYAGLGHPAMIEHLSRLGVTAVELMPVHQFVQDHHLIERGLRNYWGYNSIGFFAPHNGYAAWGQRGEQVQEFRAMVRELHAAGIEVILDVVYNHTAEGNHMGPTLSFRGLDNGAYYRLVDDEPRYYMDTTGTGNSLLMRNPHTLQMIMDSLRYWVTEMHVDGFRFDLAATLARQFHEVDKLSAFFDLIQQDPIVSQVKLIAEPWDIGDGGYQVGNFPPAWTEWNGKFRDTVRDFWRGEPATLADFTSRLTGSADLYQDDGRRPVASINFVTAHDGFTLSDLVSYNEKHNEANGEDNNDGESHNRSWNCGAEGPSDDPEILALRARQQRNMLVTLMLSQGVPMLLAGDEFGRTQGGNNNAYCQDNEISWLDWSAAESNAPLLAFTRRLIMLQRRHPVFRRRWFLRGAPVRDAGEALPDIAWLTLDGTEMADEHWDVDHARTVTMFLNGEAITEPGRRGERIVDDSFLVMFNAHHEPLRFTAPDAGFGKEWVTEVDTADPAPQREDVLEASGSTELPGRSVKVLRRRT; from the coding sequence GTGGTGCAGGAGATCTGGCCGGGCAGCAGCTATCCGCTGGGTGCCGCCTACGACGGCACGGGGACGAACTTCGCGGTGTTCAGCGAGGTCGCCGACGGGGTGGAGCTGTGCCTGTTCGACGAGGGCGGGACCGAGACCCGGCATCGACTCTGTTCGGTGGACGGCTTCGTCTGGCACGGCTATCTGCCCGGCGTGGGCGCCGGGACGAGGTACGGGTATCGGGTCCACGGCCCGTACGAACCGGCGGCGGGGCTGCGATGCAATCCGGCGAAGCTGCTGCTGGACCCCTACGCGAGGGCGATCGAGGGTGACATCGACTGGGACGAGTCGCTGTTCGGATATCGGTTCGACGACCCCGAGTCACGCAACGACCTGGACAGCGGCCGGCACATGATGAAGGCCGTGGTGGTCAACCCGTTCTTCGACTGGCGCAACGACCGCCCGCCCCGGATCCCGTATCACCAGACGGTCATCTACGAAGCGCACGTCAAGGGCCTCACCCAGCTGCATCCTGCGGTCCCGGAGCATCTGCGCGGCACCTACGCCGGGCTCGGCCACCCGGCGATGATCGAGCACCTCTCCCGGCTCGGCGTCACCGCCGTCGAGCTGATGCCGGTGCACCAGTTCGTCCAGGATCACCACCTGATCGAGCGGGGCCTGCGCAACTACTGGGGCTACAACAGCATCGGCTTCTTCGCGCCGCACAACGGGTACGCCGCCTGGGGGCAGCGCGGCGAACAGGTGCAGGAGTTCCGGGCGATGGTGCGTGAGCTGCACGCGGCCGGGATCGAGGTGATCCTGGACGTGGTCTACAACCACACCGCCGAGGGCAACCACATGGGGCCGACGCTGAGCTTCCGGGGACTGGACAACGGCGCCTACTACCGGCTCGTCGACGACGAGCCGCGCTATTACATGGACACCACCGGCACCGGCAACAGCCTGCTGATGCGGAACCCGCACACCTTGCAGATGATCATGGACTCGCTGCGGTACTGGGTGACCGAGATGCACGTCGACGGTTTCCGCTTCGATCTGGCGGCCACCCTGGCGCGGCAGTTCCACGAGGTGGACAAGCTGTCGGCGTTCTTCGACCTGATCCAGCAGGACCCGATCGTGTCGCAGGTGAAGCTGATCGCGGAGCCGTGGGACATCGGCGACGGCGGGTATCAGGTGGGGAACTTCCCGCCGGCGTGGACCGAGTGGAACGGCAAGTTCCGGGACACCGTCCGTGACTTCTGGCGCGGCGAGCCGGCGACCCTGGCGGACTTCACGTCGCGGCTGACCGGCTCGGCGGACCTGTACCAGGACGACGGGCGGCGGCCGGTCGCGTCGATCAACTTCGTCACCGCGCACGACGGGTTCACCCTCAGCGACCTGGTTTCGTACAACGAGAAGCACAACGAGGCGAACGGTGAGGACAACAACGACGGGGAGAGTCACAACCGGTCCTGGAACTGCGGCGCCGAAGGCCCGTCCGACGACCCGGAGATCCTCGCTCTGCGGGCCCGGCAGCAGCGGAACATGCTCGTCACGCTGATGCTGTCGCAGGGCGTGCCGATGCTGCTCGCCGGTGACGAGTTCGGCCGCACCCAGGGCGGCAACAACAACGCCTACTGCCAGGACAACGAGATCTCCTGGCTCGACTGGTCGGCGGCCGAGTCGAACGCGCCGTTGCTGGCGTTCACCCGCCGGCTGATCATGCTGCAACGGCGGCATCCGGTGTTCCGGCGCCGGTGGTTCCTGCGCGGCGCCCCGGTGCGTGACGCGGGGGAGGCCCTGCCGGACATCGCGTGGCTCACCCTCGACGGCACCGAGATGGCCGACGAGCACTGGGACGTCGACCATGCCCGTACCGTCACGATGTTCCTCAACGGTGAGGCCATCACCGAGCCCGGGCGGCGAGGCGAGCGGATCGTGGACGACTCGTTCCTGGTGATGTTCAACGCCCACCACGAGCCGTTACGGTTCACCGCGCCGGATGCCGGCTTCGGCAAGGAGTGGGTCACCGAGGTCGACACCGCCGACCCGGCGCCGCAGCGGGAGGACGTGCTCGAGGCCTCGGGCAGCACGGAGCTCCCCGGCCGCAGCGTCAAGGTCCTGCGCCGCCGCACGTAA
- a CDS encoding DEAD/DEAH box helicase, translating into MRTRTTHRLVGIVRRALQSGPVAQGELLVAVNQAGFRTDLSGLWNLCHTHGLADLKDGRWIPRGWAPPATPSPPMEEPQLPEQFTAREAAVRENWRAAADGAIRALSEELSAVTRRRTETDVPLVGGRVMGTVADRKLMRFEAQSDIGTAEGTSGLLVLPEMQLNAEVISVFGTVVTLALPAETPPVREGRLRLDLSWLLNLQSKRLHELRNGATGFNPDAALAVVSRDSAPPELPLLPPLHRREGGWLSLAQRDAVKLCLTPGVTWLWGPPGTGKTTTIGALVDALVERGQKVLLSAPTNAAVDVLVEAVLRRRPDLDADNGTLVRLGQPARGNRDSWEGKNVLVDQIAASRGSELAARRKELGGELVTLRHGLDRLRRQRGALSEEDLAERDRLDREIAKREPRVADLDRQLLELRREICAKAQVVAATAHQVMLHTLEGITFDVIILDEASMTTAALAMVVAGAGAGHTIIAGDFRQLPPVAVADTPAARQWLHQSAFEKSGIARAVQDGRKPARLAALTEQHRMQPEIGEVVSAAFYRENPLTPGPAIKSRPRGSRAWWTIDDLVMLDTSGLAARTARKQGGSSRYNLMHAQLIGALMASATTQTHNLAAITPFAAQARLLESLLEEFGRPAWDASTVHRFQGGERDIVVYDTVDTGYGVSKLHPWFTDDDPESAGPRLLNVAASRAKDHLVVVGAFKQLHRTGSSADPMWRFFAHLKDRAESLPWEEVVESAGEALELVAPADVLSRLAEDIEQAESLEMWLPAGSLAALPSLLPALRSCGRAMDGVEPITIWVEPDREGFLPVEALQVRRDGVNVRACTPIIESSAVIGDVVWSASRSLLDPHPGVVLRTLNKPFADLVNRTQRRKKSDAAPGTGQRGEDCGRCRRPLVRQEMPRRGIPMVVHECLSCDKPRRSRRGH; encoded by the coding sequence ATGCGAACCCGCACCACGCATCGGCTCGTCGGAATCGTGCGCAGGGCGTTGCAATCCGGGCCGGTAGCGCAGGGCGAACTGCTCGTTGCCGTCAATCAAGCCGGATTCCGCACCGACCTCTCCGGGTTGTGGAATCTGTGCCACACACATGGCCTCGCCGATCTGAAGGACGGCCGGTGGATTCCTCGCGGCTGGGCGCCACCCGCAACCCCGTCGCCCCCGATGGAGGAACCACAGCTTCCGGAGCAGTTCACGGCGCGCGAGGCAGCCGTCCGGGAGAATTGGCGAGCCGCCGCGGATGGGGCGATCCGAGCTCTCAGTGAGGAACTGAGCGCCGTGACCCGCCGGCGGACGGAGACGGATGTGCCGCTTGTCGGCGGCCGCGTCATGGGAACCGTCGCGGACCGGAAGCTCATGCGCTTCGAGGCACAGAGCGACATCGGTACGGCCGAGGGCACCTCCGGATTGCTGGTCCTGCCGGAGATGCAGCTCAACGCGGAAGTCATCTCGGTGTTCGGCACAGTAGTGACCCTGGCATTGCCGGCGGAGACGCCACCCGTGCGGGAAGGGCGGCTGCGGCTCGATCTGTCCTGGCTGCTGAACCTGCAGAGCAAACGACTGCACGAGCTGAGGAACGGCGCCACGGGCTTCAATCCGGATGCCGCGCTTGCTGTGGTTTCCCGCGACTCCGCCCCGCCGGAGTTGCCTCTGCTGCCACCGCTCCACAGACGTGAGGGTGGCTGGCTCAGTCTCGCTCAGCGAGATGCGGTGAAGCTCTGCCTCACCCCGGGGGTCACCTGGCTGTGGGGTCCACCCGGTACGGGTAAGACGACGACCATCGGCGCTCTCGTGGACGCCCTTGTCGAGCGTGGACAGAAGGTGCTGCTCTCCGCTCCGACCAATGCCGCTGTCGACGTCCTGGTGGAGGCGGTTCTCCGGCGTCGCCCGGATCTCGACGCGGACAACGGGACGCTGGTTCGGCTCGGGCAACCGGCACGTGGCAATCGGGACAGTTGGGAAGGCAAGAACGTACTCGTCGACCAGATCGCGGCGAGTCGCGGCAGTGAGCTGGCGGCACGGCGTAAGGAGCTCGGCGGGGAACTGGTGACGCTCCGCCATGGTCTTGACCGGCTGCGACGGCAGCGCGGCGCGTTGAGCGAAGAGGACCTGGCCGAACGGGACCGCCTGGACCGGGAGATCGCCAAGCGAGAGCCGCGGGTTGCTGATCTCGACCGTCAGTTGCTCGAACTGCGCCGGGAGATCTGTGCCAAGGCCCAGGTGGTGGCGGCTACGGCACATCAGGTCATGCTGCACACGCTCGAAGGAATCACCTTCGACGTGATCATCCTGGATGAAGCCAGCATGACGACGGCGGCCCTGGCCATGGTCGTGGCGGGGGCGGGTGCCGGGCACACGATCATCGCCGGTGACTTCCGGCAGCTGCCACCGGTCGCCGTCGCCGACACGCCTGCCGCGCGGCAATGGCTGCACCAGAGCGCGTTCGAGAAGTCCGGCATCGCGCGGGCCGTGCAGGACGGCAGAAAGCCGGCACGCTTGGCAGCCCTGACGGAACAACATCGTATGCAGCCGGAGATCGGCGAGGTCGTCAGCGCGGCGTTCTACCGGGAGAATCCGCTGACGCCCGGCCCGGCGATCAAGAGCCGGCCACGGGGCAGCCGGGCATGGTGGACGATCGACGACCTGGTCATGCTCGACACCTCGGGTCTCGCGGCCCGGACGGCGCGCAAGCAGGGCGGCAGTTCCCGGTACAACCTGATGCACGCCCAGCTGATCGGCGCGCTCATGGCCAGCGCCACGACCCAGACGCACAATCTGGCAGCGATCACCCCGTTCGCGGCCCAGGCTCGTCTGCTGGAATCACTCCTCGAGGAGTTCGGGCGGCCCGCCTGGGATGCCTCTACGGTGCATCGCTTCCAAGGTGGAGAGCGGGACATCGTCGTGTACGACACGGTCGACACCGGCTACGGGGTCTCCAAGCTCCACCCCTGGTTCACCGACGACGATCCGGAGAGCGCCGGGCCACGGCTGCTGAACGTCGCCGCAAGCCGGGCCAAGGACCATCTGGTCGTTGTCGGTGCGTTCAAGCAGCTGCACCGAACCGGTAGCTCGGCGGACCCGATGTGGCGGTTCTTCGCGCACCTCAAGGACCGCGCCGAGTCGCTGCCGTGGGAGGAAGTCGTCGAAAGCGCCGGCGAGGCGCTGGAACTGGTGGCGCCGGCTGACGTGTTGTCGCGTCTCGCCGAGGACATCGAGCAGGCCGAGAGCCTGGAGATGTGGTTACCGGCCGGGTCCCTGGCCGCTCTGCCGAGCCTGCTGCCGGCCTTGAGATCCTGCGGACGGGCGATGGACGGCGTCGAGCCGATCACGATCTGGGTGGAGCCGGATCGGGAGGGATTCCTGCCGGTCGAGGCTCTCCAGGTACGACGTGACGGTGTCAACGTCCGGGCCTGCACCCCGATCATCGAGTCGAGCGCCGTCATCGGTGACGTCGTCTGGTCAGCGAGCCGCTCGCTTCTCGACCCCCATCCCGGCGTGGTGCTGCGAACACTGAACAAGCCTTTCGCGGACCTGGTCAACCGTACGCAGCGTCGGAAGAAGTCGGATGCGGCACCGGGAACCGGACAGCGGGGCGAGGACTGCGGCCGGTGCCGGCGACCGCTGGTGCGGCAGGAGATGCCGCGCCGTGGCATCCCCATGGTCGTGCACGAGTGCCTCTCCTGTGACAAGCCACGACGAAGCCGGCGGGGACACTAA
- a CDS encoding chemotaxis protein CheW yields MSTRQFVTFEVAGQFFGVDVDAVQEVLSYSEYTRVPLAPNAVGGLFNLRGQVITAVDLRVQFGLPRRDMSGLVMNVIVRYEGEPVSLLVDRIGQVADLDAQLFEEPPATLTGPSRALVTGAYKIEGRLLLVLDVAECVNTARVTA; encoded by the coding sequence ATGTCCACTCGCCAGTTCGTGACCTTCGAGGTCGCCGGCCAGTTCTTCGGCGTGGACGTGGACGCGGTGCAGGAGGTGCTGTCGTACAGCGAGTACACGCGGGTGCCGCTGGCGCCGAACGCGGTCGGCGGACTGTTCAACCTGCGCGGGCAGGTGATCACCGCGGTGGACCTGCGTGTGCAGTTCGGGCTGCCGCGCCGGGACATGTCCGGTCTGGTGATGAACGTGATCGTGCGGTACGAGGGTGAGCCGGTGAGCCTGCTGGTGGACCGCATCGGGCAGGTCGCCGACCTGGACGCGCAGTTGTTCGAGGAGCCCCCGGCGACATTGACGGGTCCGTCACGGGCTCTCGTCACCGGCGCGTACAAGATCGAAGGGCGGCTGCTGCTGGTGCTCGACGTCGCCGAGTGCGTGAACACCGCCCGCGTCACTGCTTAG
- a CDS encoding chitosanase — MSRVKTVVYALSGLVLTSAATVYGLLPAGAATAGPIKGLGSKCIDVAGAATANGTAVQLYDCNNSAAQQWTADGTLQALGKCLDVTAAGTTNGTKIQLYECNGTGAQNWTLTGGALVNPASGKCLDVTGGSTANGTRLQIWTCTGGAGQAWTLPGSAGTGKNLDDPAKKDVAMQIVSAAENSSLNWRAQFSYIEDINDGRGYTAGIIGFCSGTGDMLELVEAYTAASPSNVLAKYLPALRSVNGTASHAGLDPNFTRDWRTAAADPAFQAAQEAERDRVYFNPSVRDGKADGVRALGQFAYYDAAVVHGYSGMRSIRSRALAKAKPPAQGGDERAWLTAFLNERVIEMKKEPAHEDVTRIDTAQRVFLNNGNFDLNTPLDFKVYGDSFHIS, encoded by the coding sequence ATGTCTCGCGTGAAGACGGTCGTCTACGCCCTGTCCGGACTCGTTCTCACCAGCGCCGCCACGGTCTACGGACTGCTCCCGGCCGGCGCCGCCACGGCCGGCCCGATCAAGGGCCTCGGCAGCAAGTGCATCGACGTCGCCGGCGCCGCGACCGCCAACGGCACCGCCGTCCAGCTCTACGACTGCAACAACTCCGCCGCCCAGCAGTGGACCGCCGACGGCACCCTCCAGGCGCTCGGCAAGTGCCTGGACGTCACCGCGGCCGGAACCACCAACGGCACAAAGATCCAGCTGTACGAGTGCAACGGCACCGGCGCGCAGAACTGGACCCTGACCGGCGGCGCGCTGGTCAACCCGGCTTCCGGCAAGTGCCTCGACGTGACCGGTGGCAGCACCGCCAACGGCACCCGCCTGCAGATCTGGACCTGCACCGGCGGGGCCGGCCAGGCGTGGACGCTGCCCGGATCGGCCGGCACCGGGAAGAACCTCGACGACCCGGCGAAGAAGGACGTCGCCATGCAGATCGTCTCGGCGGCCGAGAACTCGTCGCTGAACTGGCGAGCGCAGTTCTCCTACATCGAGGACATCAACGACGGCCGGGGCTACACCGCCGGCATCATCGGCTTCTGCTCCGGGACCGGCGACATGCTGGAGCTGGTCGAGGCGTACACCGCAGCCAGCCCCTCGAACGTCCTGGCGAAATACCTCCCGGCGCTGCGCAGCGTCAACGGCACCGCGTCACACGCCGGCCTCGACCCGAACTTCACCCGGGACTGGCGGACCGCCGCCGCCGACCCGGCGTTCCAGGCCGCGCAGGAGGCCGAACGCGACCGGGTGTACTTCAACCCGTCGGTCCGCGACGGCAAGGCCGACGGCGTGCGCGCCCTCGGGCAGTTCGCGTACTACGACGCCGCCGTCGTGCACGGTTACAGCGGCATGCGCTCGATCCGCAGCCGGGCCCTCGCCAAGGCCAAGCCGCCGGCCCAGGGCGGTGACGAGCGCGCGTGGCTCACCGCGTTCCTGAACGAGCGGGTGATCGAGATGAAGAAGGAGCCGGCCCACGAGGACGTGACCCGGATCGACACCGCGCAGCGCGTCTTCCTGAACAACGGCAACTTCGACCTGAACACGCCGCTCGACTTCAAGGTCTACGGCGACTCGTTCCACATCTCTTAA
- a CDS encoding gluconokinase, translated as MTHFDDDVALDRALDPLVLALDIGSTATRGGVHDASGRRVHGLQHKVPHAFTVAPDGTSVIDPDQVTAEVEQVLDAVTGDPRLGTRIAGVAMDTFAASLIGVDAAGRALTPCFTYADSRSSAAVTALREQLDEHTVQQRTGTRLHTSYHAPRLRWLAGTQPRLVAQATAWWSLGEYVFARLIGQPLAGTSTVAWTGLLDRRTGALDAELLAAAGLEPGQLSPPRDMDQPAPATAGRPALARAVWFPVITDGFASNIGSGATDATVLTAATATSGALRVLLDGPADPLPFGLWNYRVAADRTLLGGAINDVGRAVSWAQSTLRLSPGIAAALTAAPSDATPLVLPYLTGERAPGWAGGARAVFGGVTAATDADSLFRGMVEGVAMTYARVADELRPAASQIIEVAAAGRVSNDLPEWLQVLADVLGRPVTHVTRRRATQRGTALLALDVLAPGVPRAPRATGATYEPRSAHAEHYAVRRERFAEAYEVLVKP; from the coding sequence ATGACCCACTTCGACGATGACGTCGCGCTCGATCGGGCGCTGGACCCCCTTGTCCTGGCGCTGGACATCGGGTCCACCGCGACCCGCGGCGGCGTGCACGACGCGTCCGGGCGGCGGGTCCACGGGCTGCAGCACAAGGTGCCGCACGCCTTCACCGTCGCGCCCGACGGGACCTCGGTCATCGACCCTGACCAGGTGACGGCCGAGGTCGAGCAGGTCCTCGACGCCGTCACCGGCGATCCGCGCCTGGGGACCCGCATCGCCGGCGTCGCGATGGACACCTTCGCCGCCTCGCTGATCGGCGTCGACGCGGCCGGGCGGGCGCTCACCCCCTGCTTCACCTACGCCGACTCGCGCAGTTCCGCCGCCGTCACCGCGCTGCGCGAGCAGCTCGACGAGCACACGGTGCAGCAGCGCACCGGCACCCGCCTGCACACCAGCTACCACGCCCCGCGCCTGCGCTGGCTCGCCGGGACGCAGCCCCGCCTGGTCGCGCAGGCCACCGCCTGGTGGTCCCTCGGCGAGTACGTCTTCGCCCGGCTGATCGGGCAGCCGCTCGCCGGAACCTCCACGGTCGCCTGGACCGGGCTGCTCGACCGCCGTACCGGCGCGCTCGACGCCGAGCTCCTCGCCGCCGCGGGGCTGGAGCCCGGGCAGCTCTCGCCGCCCCGGGACATGGACCAGCCGGCGCCGGCGACGGCGGGACGGCCCGCGCTGGCCCGGGCCGTCTGGTTCCCGGTGATCACCGACGGGTTCGCCAGCAACATCGGGTCGGGGGCCACCGACGCCACGGTGCTCACCGCGGCGACGGCGACGAGCGGGGCGCTGCGGGTGCTGCTCGACGGGCCCGCCGACCCGCTGCCGTTCGGCCTGTGGAACTACCGGGTGGCCGCGGACCGTACCCTGCTCGGCGGGGCGATCAACGACGTCGGCCGGGCCGTCAGCTGGGCGCAGAGCACGCTGCGGCTCAGCCCGGGGATCGCGGCCGCGCTCACCGCGGCGCCCAGCGACGCGACGCCGCTGGTGCTGCCCTACCTCACCGGCGAGCGTGCGCCGGGCTGGGCCGGGGGAGCGCGGGCCGTGTTCGGCGGGGTGACCGCGGCCACCGACGCGGACAGCCTGTTCCGGGGAATGGTCGAGGGCGTTGCGATGACCTACGCGCGGGTCGCCGACGAGCTGCGTCCGGCCGCCTCGCAGATCATCGAGGTCGCGGCGGCGGGACGGGTCAGCAACGACCTGCCGGAGTGGCTGCAGGTCCTCGCCGACGTGCTCGGGCGGCCGGTCACGCACGTGACCCGGCGCCGGGCCACCCAGCGGGGCACCGCGCTGCTCGCCCTCGACGTGCTGGCGCCCGGCGTCCCGCGTGCGCCGCGAGCGACCGGGGCCACCTACGAGCCCCGGTCCGCCCATGCCGAGCACTACGCGGTACGCCGGGAGCGGTTCGCCGAGGCGTACGAAGTGCTGGTGAAGCCTTAA